The nucleotide sequence ACATCCCCGACCCCTCGGCCGAGCAGCGCAGGGCCATGGCGCAGACCATCGGCAGCCCGGTGGCCGTCGACCGCGACGCCGAGGCCGCGGCGGCCAGCTACGGCGCCGGCCTCGCCCCGTTCTTCATGAGCCTCGCCCTGTGGATCGGCGGGTTCGTCCTCTTCACCCGGATGCGGGCGCTCTCGTCCCGGGCCCTGGCCGCCGGGCAGCCGGCGTGGCGCGTGGCCATCGGCGGCTGGCTGGGGCCGGCGCTGCTCGGGGCCGCCCAGGCCGTCGTCGCCTTCGGCGTCGTCGCGCTCGGCGTCGGCATCGACGTCGCGCACCCGGTCCTGCTGGGGCTGTTCATGGTCGGGGTGTCCGCGGCGTTCATCGCGATCATCCACGTGCTCATGGCGCGCTTCGGGGTCGTCGGGCAGTTCATGGCCCTCGTCCTCATGGTGCTCCAGCTCGTGAGCGCCGGGGGCACCTTCCCGTGGCAGACCCTGCCCGCCCCGCTGCACCCGCTGCACCACGCCCTGCCGATGAGCTACGCCGTCGACGGCGTTCGGCGGCTCATGTACGGCGGCCCGATGGCGCCGCTCGCCCTCGACGTCGCCGTCGTCGGCGGATGGGGCCTCGCGGCGCTGGCCCTCGGGGCGCTCGCCGCGCGGCGGGCCCGGACGTGGACGGCGGCCCGGGTCAAGCCCGAGCTCGTCGCCTGACGCCCACGACGGCCCCCTGCCCCCGAACGTGTGTGAACCCGCCGGAGATCACCGGCGGGTTCACCCACGTTCGCGGAGAGGGTGGGTCAGTCGGAGTCGCCGCCGCCCTGGGCCGGCTGCGAGCCGATACCGCTCCAGACCGCCTTGGCCCCCGAGTGGCCGACGAGGACGACGTCGACGGTGAGGCCGACGGCCGCCAGCACGCCGACGACGAGGAGGATGCGCAGCGCCCCCGAGGCCTTGCGCGGGCCGCCCTCGACGTCGCGCGGGGTGCGCTTCCACAGGAGGTAGATCGCCCAGCTGAGGATCGCGACGCCGAGGACGATGAGCGGGAGGACGTCGCCGAGCTCGGCGTGCTCCTCGACGAGGCCGCTCTCGCCGACGCGGCGCTCGAGCGCCTCGCCGGACTCCTTGGCGACGAAGCCGCTGACGGCGGTGACGGTGGCGAGCAGGGGGAGGGCGATGCCGATCCGGGCGCGCAGCTTCTCGGAGACGGCGAAGAGGAGCAGCAGCAGCGCCGTGAGGGGCGCGAGGACGACGACCGCGTGCACGACGAGCGCGTGCACGGGGATGCCGAAGATGGTGTCGAACACGGGAGTACCTCCCAGGCAGGGCGTGGCTGATCCACGGGTGTGGCACACACTCTGCCGCTCCCGGGCGCCCCCGACCGTCAAGAGAGCGTCAAGCCGCGCTGAGACTTTCGGGCGGTGTCCGCAGGTCCGATGGCGCAGGTCAGGGGGTGAGGAGCACCTTGCCGGTGGCCCGGCGCTGCTCGACGGCCTGCAGGGCCTGGACCACCTCGTCGAGGTCGCGCACCTCGCCGAGCACCGGGTCGACCGAGCCGTCGTGCAGGAGCGGCAGCAGGTGGTCCC is from Arthrobacter sp. NEB 688 and encodes:
- a CDS encoding DUF2231 domain-containing protein; its protein translation is MFDTIFGIPVHALVVHAVVVLAPLTALLLLLFAVSEKLRARIGIALPLLATVTAVSGFVAKESGEALERRVGESGLVEEHAELGDVLPLIVLGVAILSWAIYLLWKRTPRDVEGGPRKASGALRILLVVGVLAAVGLTVDVVLVGHSGAKAVWSGIGSQPAQGGGDSD